A section of the Bifidobacterium sp. ESL0728 genome encodes:
- a CDS encoding ferrous iron transport protein A, with the protein MAESLRTCPLGVDVEICRMDFEARSRFRLNELGFRLHEPIRVIQKAMFGGCVVAHGGERIAIDGATARHIFVSPRTQRL; encoded by the coding sequence ATGGCCGAATCGTTACGAACCTGCCCACTTGGCGTGGACGTGGAGATATGCAGGATGGATTTCGAGGCTCGAAGCCGCTTCAGGTTGAACGAGCTCGGATTCCGCTTGCATGAGCCGATTCGCGTGATTCAAAAGGCGATGTTCGGCGGGTGCGTGGTGGCGCACGGCGGCGAGCGCATCGCCATCGACGGCGCTACGGCACGCCATATTTTCGTATCCCCTCGGACGCAACGTTTATAG